TCCTGTGTTCCAGTGTCACCGGAATTACGGTTGGAGGTAGCTTCAGCATTTGCCCAATCAGGAACAAATTCGTTCAGGTCGATGACTCCTTGTGGGGGAAGTACTGCTTGTGCGTCACTGATTCCGAAGCCTTGAGCGATGTTGTCCGGATTGTCCAACTGACGTGCTAGATTCAATAAGATTCCTTCGTTGGCAGAAACACCACCTTTGTCGAAGGAATTATTGAGAATGCCAGTTTCGAACCAGTTCAAGCGAGCAACGAACATTCCATCTCTAGCGGAAAGAATAATACCTTTTTCCTCAGTAGAACCTACAATGTCATCAACAGATCCATTCAGGACATCTACGCGTCCACCTCGAGGTTGGAAGTTGTCAGACTCTGACATGTATACAGATAGCTCATTCCCATCGCCGAGAAGATCTTCGAACATATCGGTGATGTGCCAAGTCGCACTCCAAGAAGCACTGTCTTGGTTTGCATCCTCTGTAAGGTCAGCGGATTGTGGCCCAGCCAGGAAGGTCGGATCGTTCGTGTCGTCGCCTTCACGTGTGATCCCGGTTCCTCCAGGTGCACTGATTGAAGTTGAGCGCAGACGGTCTGAACGCCAGGCTCCCATAACAACCACTGAGTTATCCCAGAAATGCTCCTGAGCAACGATCACCCGAGAATCCAACTTTTCAAGACCTTTGCCAGCGTAGAACGAGGCAGGGAAGTTGTTGTTATCATCCAAGTTGAAGGTAGTTGCATTGAAGTTTACGAATCCATTAGCGCTCTCACTCCAACTATGCCATGGGACATTTTGGAAAGGACGATCGCGTGCTTGACCAAAAGGAACTGCCCCGATGTTGGCGCCTTTCAGGTCGTTGATTGAAGTGGCACCGAGGTAGTCAATGCTTGAATTATGAGGTAGGGAGTAAATGGAACCTGTACGGATTGAAGCCCAACTAATGGCTGTATCGCCTTCCAGGTTGGAAACCACTGCAGCTGGATCAATTTTGTAACGTCCATAGGACTGCAAATCTTCAACTTTGCGTTCTTGATATAGTCCTGTGATCTTTAGGCTTCCAAGAATGCGGGTCAGCAGACCGTCTTCAAAGAAATCTTCAGCATGAAGGTCAACAAACGCTGTTGCGCGAGTTGAATCTCGATCTGCAGCCAGGTTGTTTCCTTGCCACCAACCGCCGATAACTGGCGTTCCAAAATTTGGATTCGGAATAGGAGGGCCATCTGCTTCGCCATTGGTTGTTCCGATCAAATACATGTTCGGGTCAATGTATATGGTGCGTTGGCTAAGACCTTGCAAAGGATTGGATGATTTTGAGAACCAGTCCTGTTTGAATGTCGCAACTTCGAATCCAACTTTGTTGTCCCACCAAGTGCCTTCTAAAGAAGCATTGAATAAATCCCAATCAGAGTTTTGTGAGTGGGCTCCACCCGTATAGAGGTGATTCTGGTAGTCAAAGATGCTGCGGTCGAGAATCTGACTTCCTACAAATCCACCTGCGAAGAACCCTGAAGTTCCAGGTGCAGCTTGTGCGCCGTTCGGGTGGTATCCCCATCGACGGATAGAATTCTCTCGGACGCGAGGTTGGAAAAGCATCATTTCACCAGTTACATCTCCACCAGGAGCACCGCGGTTTCTGCGAACGAAGGTGTTACCTCCGAAAAATGGTTCTCTGTCTGTAGTGTTGAAGTAGCTTACAAAACCACTGGAAGTTCCAGGTGCAGCTAGGTCGAGCCAGCGATTGTTTAGAACTCCTTCCACAAAATAACCCTTGCCACGCCAAAGGTCAGAACCCTGTGCGCCGCCCATGGAGATAGGTTTACCCATTTCAATCCATGGTGTGATACCATCGTTGGGTGGAGTGTAGTCAGGATTTGCAGAATGCTTGTCTCCCGTTTCATAACTCATGTGGAAGCGCAAATTATCGCTGATGTCCCAAAGGAGCGATGCATAAATGCGTTCGTCCTCTCCGAAAGCTTCTTCTTGGCGATATCTGTTATCAGCAACTAAACCAGCTACCATGATAGAAAGCTTATCTTCGATCAAAACATGGTTGTAGCGGAATGAGCTGCGAAATGAACCATTTTGGTCAGTGCGGAAACGAACACGTCCGCTATTGCCAAACAGGTTCGCGCGAACGGTGGTGTTGTTTACAATACCACCTGGGCTACCGATTCCGAATAAAGCGGAATTAGCGCCACGCTGAACAGCGATACGGTCAGTGTTGTACGTGTCAAATGCAACGTCTGTGATAAAGTAATCACGAGTCAAGTCGGCTGCTGCCAGACCACGAATCCGAGTGTTACCACCACGAGGACGGTCAGTTTCACCTTCAGGAATCAAGCTACCGGCTGTTGATTGGTAACCAGAGAAGTTACCGTTAGGACCGGAAACTTCAGTATTCGGGGTGAAGAGGAGCACATCCATCATGTTATCGGACGCCGTGTCCTCGAGGAACTCCTCGTTCACAATAGAGATAGATGCTCCAATGTCTCGGAGGTTTGTGTTCAGGCGAGTTCCAGCCAGTGTCGAAGTGGCACTGTAACCAATGTCACCAGTTTCATCCACCGTAAAAGGGGATAAGTCATATACCTCTTCTTCCTGTTCCTGGGCGTTCAATCCTCCAAAGGGGATCAAGGCTGCGGAAAGGAGCCAGAGTGATTTGTAGTATCGTTTATTCATAATCAATCGAGTTATTAGGATTATGCCTTGTATTATCTTAGTAGAAGGTCGTTTGTTTTGAGTTCTAGTTGATTTGTAAGGTTTGTTTGGTGAGGGCCATTAAGCATTAATGGCAAGCGCTGAAACCAAGCTCTTTTGGGATCTTCGCGTGTATCTGTGAGGAGCATAGTAGTAATGTTCTCAATCGAAGTTGTTTAAGTTGCCTGAGTAGGTTGCCCAAACGATATCGATATAAGCTAAAAGGCTAAAAAAAGAGGGCTATTCTGCCACCAGAATTGTAGTTTCCTGTAAAGCACTGTAAAACTACCCCGTTTGTCGAGTAAATATAGGACTTAGAGTGATTTTATGGATTGATTCCCGGGACTCGCCACATGTAGTCCGGATCGATGAAGGGTTTGTCGTCTTCTCGACCCTCCATGAGATCAATTTTTCGTTGGAGTAGCTCCTCCAGGTTTTCCCCGTAAATAAAGGTGGTTTCACCAATGTCTGAGAGGTGCATCCACTCAGTTTCGGCTGTTTGGACATGATTGAGTAATGCCTTTGCATTCTCCTTCTCATCTAAAACGATGTCTCGGGTCAAAGTCTGGCATCTGCTCTTCATTGATTCGTCCTTCGCTTCGATGTAGCCATGAACCCCTTCGATCCAGCCTGCAATATTGCGCTGGCACCGGTACCAGCGCTCGGTTCCAACAAGACGATCATACATGTGGGCATAGACCAGACGAGCTGGAGTCCCTTTGGCAAGAGCATCCCGTCTTGATTTGGCAAGTTGCACAGCCTCATTGATTTGTGGCAATACATGCTCCGTAATCGCTTCTTTGCAGCGCTGAGCGTATTCGGGGTCGCAAAACTCAAAATTGATCTCACGACGAAAGTCGACTCTTACCCGATTGTTCACGTGTCCGAGGTGAAAATCCTCGTAATAGGCGCGTTCCTCTTCGCTGATGGCTTCAATATTCGGGAGGAAAGGACGTACCAATACGCGGTACCAGGTGCTCCACATCGAAAGCACACTTACAGGCGGAGGGTAGGCACGGTAGGCGTTGTCGGCACTGCTCCAGATGGATACCAGGTGATCGGCTTCTTCATCACCCACCCATGCCCGTGCACGATTCTCGAGAAATGAACTCAGGTTTAGGGAAGGATCGTTTTGGAATGCTCGCAGGATTTCCTGGTTGATGTTGTAAGCGGCCATTTCTGTGGAGACCGTTCCGGTTAAACCCGCTGCATGAGCAAACCCCTGTTTGTGGATGGCGATTAGGCGTTCGAACAACAGCTTAGGATATACCGGTGCTAATACGGGTTCTTGGTTGCAGAAATTGCCGGGACTGAAGTAGAGGTGAGTATTTGAGCCTTTGGCTTCGACGGCTTCTCGTGCTTCGCTTTCTTCGTCTGAACATTGATTGAAGATACCGCAGAAATTAAAGTCGTTCGCCCAGTCATAGCTGGGGTGCTTATAGCCCAAGTCGAAGCCTTTGGCGACGAGTGAGTTCACTTCTAGATCAATGCCCTCTTCCAGCGATTCTCTAAGGTAAGGATCCTCGACCCAAAACATCTCGCTTCTCAGAGTGGCAAAAAAGTTGGGATTTACCCGCCGACCTGCATCGCGGAGGGTTTTCATGAATCGAATGATGTTCGCCGCTGCGGATTTGGCTATGTCGTCATCTCCTTTGAATTCACGGATCACATAGCCGCCTCCATTGCGCCCGACATACAGAGAACTTGTATATTCGAATCCGGCACCACTATCGTTCGACCACACAACCATGTAGTCGATGTTGGGTGCTTCTTGCAGGATTTTCTCCAGCATTTCTGCGTAGTGATCGAGGACGACCGGGTGGGCCGTGGTCAGATTGTATCGTGGACGAAAACTGCGAAGTGGATGGTCGACCCGTGCACCTCGTAACATGGGGTAGCGTTCCAACAGCTGATCGGGGACGCTCCTGGGCTCAAAGGAAAGAATGCCAGCTCGAAGTCCATACTTCTCAGCTAATTGGGCAGATTTTTTTAGGCGATTCAGGTTAGCTCGGAGGTACTCGAACCGATAGATGCCTTTGTTGAGTTTGCTGTAGACGAATTGGTCAAGCGCCGCGCAGTAGGTGTAAAGCCGGTACAAGAGTTCGTCGGGGGCAGCCTGCTCATAGGGAAACGTAGCCGCCAAGCCGTTGACTTCAACATGGGTGAATCCAAGGCGTGCCATTTCTCGGATATGTTCCTCCATATTAAAGCCTTTTGCGACGCGGCCATGATTGTTGAGTAAAGAGTCGTAAGCCGGGCGAAGGTGTTTAAAGGCTGCTTTGAGAAGAATGCCTTATTTTAATTCAGACGCATTCCTGTCAGACCAGTCGTCTAAGACCTGGCAGGCGAGGCGGTAAAGGAACCAGGTATGAGAGCAGTAAAGTTCGATGACACCTTCCTCTGTGATTCTTACGAACCTCCATTCCTCGGTGTCTGATGTTGGGATGGAGAGCTGGTTCGCTTCCTCGTTGCTCAGAACGCCGATCCTTAGGTTAGAATCGCTTGTTTTATCAGTGCAGATGGTGGCCTGTTGGTTCGCCTCTTTTTGGATGAAAGCGGCTACTGTGTTTTCCACTGCAATGTCTGGGTGAGATACCGTGATCGTTTTGGTTTGGGATAATAGCTGCTTAATGTTCATCAAAGTTTTTTAGGGATTGGTCTGAATAATGGAATGCCGACCTGCGGGGAGATCTTGGAGCGAAAGAGAGTCGCCGTTGGGCCAATGGATTTTGATAAGATCAGCCTGATCTGCCTGACCTAGAGCCGCGTGAACAGGAATCATTTGCTGCTTTCCTGAGTGTCCGTAGGGACCCAGGGCTTGACGGATTTGCCTTGTGGGCGGTGTTGAAGGATCTCCATCGAGGTCAGCCACAATATGGACTATCGTTCCATAGGCTTCACGGCATACGCCCTTTTCCGGATCACCGATTAAATGGAGTATTATTGAGGCTCGTCCCTGAGTCGCCTCATTGAGGAATAGGCGGGCCGAAGGTTTTGGTTTTTCTTCGTCACTCGAGGTTGCCGTTAAGGTTCCGGAACTGATGGAAGCTTTCCGTCGTTGATCTGTTGTTAGTCTGTTGAAGCTTTGGCCTTCCAGTAGATCGAGATCCCCATCGTCATCAATGTCGCCCAGCGAGGGCATTCCCGCTCCTACATGATCCAGTCCAAGCTCATGGCTGACATCTTTAAAATGACCATCGCTTTGCTGGTAGTAGATACGAAGTCTTTCAGCATTTGGGGGAGGGTCGGGGTAATCGGATGAACAGAGTATGAGATCTAATCGCCCGTCGTGATTTAAATCGGCCAACTCCGAGTAAATGTCGCCTTGGTTATAGGTCTTATGAATATCCTCAAGTGTTTCTCCTTCTTTGGGAAGCGCTGGGATTCTATCAATTTTGAGTGACTCAGGAGACGTAAAGTCTACTCGGCCTGTTTCGCTTAATTGATTTACCAGGAATCGTGATCGGTCTGATGAATCACCTGCCCAAGCGTGAATGATGGTTGTCAGGAAGAGATCGAAGTCTCCATCGTTATCAATATCGCCAATTGCGGTATCGAATGTGTTGCCGTTGGACCTAAAGGGAGGTTCGTTTTGTCGATGTAATCTCTTCGTTCCATCCGAATTGAATCTTGGCCATTTTGGATAGAGACCATGGCGAATTTTATCTCCATCCAGGTGAACTTCAGGAGCAATGTTTCTGCCATGTAGGCTACTACTGATATCCTGGGCTATTGCTCGTTGCTCCCTGAGCACTGGCTCGGTCGAGCTCTCTGTTCCGGAAAGTTGCCTCAGGGGCTCCCTCTCTTTTAGCTGGTAAAGGCGATTCCACCGCCGACCGTAGTTCAACTCGAGTAAGTGTGGGATGCCATAGTCCAGGCGAGGGAGTGCAACGCCGTAGGTCGGTCGGCCTCCCAGGTCGTCTTTAAATGAAGTGGTATGGTTTTCGAGGGGCATGGGCCAACGTGCAAAGGCTGAGCCATCTTCGTTTTTGAACTGCAAAAGAAGGTCATTGGAAAAGGCCTCATAACCGGTGAAGTAGCATTCGTACCAGTTTCCCAAATACAAGTCTGGTAGTCCGTCGACATTAACATCTCCAACGGCAATCGCTCGAGTAGTTGCAGAGGAGGCAGCTCCAATGATCACGGGTTCTCCAAAGCTGCCATCTCCGTTTCCCGGTAACCATGCTGTGCGTGTTGGGTTCTCTTCAGGGGGTTGATAGTCGTCTTGCTAGATATCTAAGTAACGACCTATAATGGCATCTGAAATACCGTCGTTATTCAGGTCAGCAAAGACCAATACATCGGCCCGTGAGAGCGCTGGGAGCCCCGTGTTTGTTTTCTTTGTTAAATAGGGTTGGCTTCCTCCTTCGGAAGCACCGGTATGCATATACACGACGGGGCTTTCCCTGTGATTCGTCTCTGGTAGAAGAACGACATCCGGCCAATGATCGCCATTCAGGTCGTTCAGTTTGACACGAGAGGTGGAGTAAGATTCTAGTCCCGCCTTGTTCGTAATATCAGACCAATACCCGAGGTCTTGCGCAACCAACGCGCAACTAAAAACCAGGCTGCTGGTGACTAGCAGAGCTCTTAAATACATCAGTCGGAGTCATTCGCAAGTTTCTGAGCATGCTCAAATAAAAGCTTTAGTCTTCGAAGGTCTTCTTTCGTCGATTCGATCAAGGGAAACACATGGGTCTCGAGCGTTAGGTGCTCAACGGGCCGATCTTTAAACAAATGCTTGAGTTGCCCCAGCCAGTTTACGCCACCGTCACCAATTAATCGGTTTTCCCATTTATCTGGCGGAATCGGTATGGCGTCCTTTATGTGGACATTTTGAAGATACGGAAGGACCGCGTCGTAGCCGATAGGGAAGCCTGCTTCTCCACAAACAACGGCATTAGCAGGATCCCAGTTAATTCCCACATGATCCTGGTCGATGGCTTTCACAATGGCCGCTGTATTTTCACCAGTATCGCAGTAGGATCCTGGTTCGTTTTCCACTGCGAGTTTCAAATTATATTCACCAGCTATATGGCCTGCTTCTTTCAGTGCGGAAACAATCGCCTCCGAATTGACATCGGCTTCCCGCATAAATCCAAAGGTAATTAGAGTCGGTGACTTCATCTCCTTTGCCATTTCACAAGCTTTAGGAAGCACCTCGTCCATTTCCTTTCGAAGAGCATCTGTATCGCTCAGATCGATTTTAAAGGTTCCGGGCGTCACCGCCGTTACTTCAATCGTTCCTGCCTCTACGAGCTGTAATATTTGTTCGTAGCGTCTTGGATTGAAGTTTGGAACGCGGTGCTCGTAGTCGTCCATGCACCGAATTTCATATTTGCGAAAACCGAGATCGGTTCCGATGCGGAAGGCCTCCTCTAGATCGAGGGAGATTTCATCACTTAGAATGGCAAGTTCCAATGTGTTTGGGGTCGAGGATTGTTTCAGTAAGCTTCAGAGTGAAGTCTGGCTGTATTTCTGATCCGCGTACTGTTTTAAGCCAAACTTGGCGGTGTTTTTCAGTAAACCAAAAGGCCTTTTGCTTCCAAGTGCCATGGGGCCTTTTCTAATCAACTATTCATAACCTCCAGGCTTGCAGGATGAGTCCTATTCGGCTGTGGGGTTGCCGTCCGCATTGCATTACTTAGTTTCTATTCACTTACAGTGTCTACAGCGCTCACATTGAACTCGAATATTTATTCACTCCTCAGAGCCCCTGATATGGGCCTGTCTTGTACCATTGGGAGTTTAGTCTAATGGAAGAAAGCTCGAATCATGCGACCGACACTGCAGCTCCTATTCGAGTAGGGCTCATCGGTGTTACGGGTTACGCCTATTCTTATTTGGGTGAACTAAAAAAGCTCGTTGATAAAGGATGGCTCGCCTGGGGGGCGGTTACGATTATCAACCCTGACGATGCTTCCGAGCAAATCGAGTATTTCAAATCGCTCAATATTCCCATCTTTGATGATTACCGGGACATGTTGGAGAATGAGGATGGAAATCTCGATTGGATGTGTGTGCCTACTGCCATCAGTTGGCATACGGCCATGACCTTGGATAGTCTGAAGCGAGGAATCCCTGTTTTGCTTGAAAAACCAATCGCTTCAACTTTGCAGGAGGTGCGAGTTATTCAGGAGGCTGAAAAAGTATCCGGAAAATCCGTGGCTATTGGCTATCAATATTACTACTGTCCTAAAACAGCTGAAATCAAACAACGCTTTCTTGAAGGTGAAATTGGCGAGATAGAGCGCATTGATTGTCTGTGTCTCTGGCCGCGCGATGATGATTACTACCATCGGAATGATTGGGCTGGTTGTGTGCATGATGGACATGGTTTGGTATTGGATTCTCCACTACACAATGCGCTTTCGCACTTGGTGAATCTGATTTTGTATTTTGCGGGACCTGCTATGGATGAACGAGCAGACTTGCTCGATGTGACCGCCGAGCTTTATCGCGCAAAGAGTATCGAGAATTACGATACTATACGATGTGAAACACATCTAAGCACAGGTGCACTCGCTACTATGTTGCTTTCTCACAGCACAACCAATCGCTTGGATCCTGAGATTCGTATTCAAGGAACAAAAGGTAGCCTGGTTTGGCGCTTTGGTGGACCTCACACGCTTCACACTGAAGAGGGGACGGTTGATCTGCCAGCGGAGAGCCCTCTTGAGGTTCGTTCCTATATGTTTGATAAAATCGTCCGTGGGCTACGCGGAGATAAAACAGTTTCTTACTGCTCGACTGAACTGGCGAAGGGAGAAGTGAAGTGGGTGAACGCAGTTCAAGATGCTGCAGCCGTTCATGAGATTCCATTGGAGTATCGCAGGCAGCTTAAGGGTGACAATGGAGAATCGTTTGAAGTCGTGGACAAGCTGGACGATTACGCTGTTCAGGCATTTGAGAAACAATGCTCGTTCAAGACTTTAGGCGTTCCTTGGGCAGTTGAGCCTGGATACCTGGATCTTTCGAATTACACCGATTTTCAAGCACGCCATCTGAAAGAGTACCAGTCAGCTTCGGTGGTAAAATAAATGTGACGGCATAACGAGGATGAGACTGTTCTGCGGACGATTTAGAGAAAGAATGCAGAGTGACGTCGTCTTCGAATTGCCTGTAGCAATGTATTTCATTCGCCTCTTACGGATCGACGGTAGCTGGAAGGGGGCATTCCTTTGATTTGACGGAAGGTCTTCGAAAAGTGGTATACATCGCAGAACTCAAGCTCTTCGGCTAATTCCTTGAAGTTGACGGACTCACGGTAGATGGCAGAGCAGGCTCGATCAATTTTTCTTTGCCGTTGGAACTTCGCCGGTGGAACTCCGGCGTGTCTGGTAAACTGCTTGCGGAAATTCTCGTAGCTCATGCCTATTTCTTTCGCTACTAAGGTCGGCTGCATCCATTTCGAGTTTCTGGGCTTTTCCAATAGCTCCTTGCTCGTCTTCAGCCATTGATCCTCTTTCCGGATGGGACGTGGGGCTTCAGTGATCATTTCAACTAGCAGGCTGCTAAACTGACTGATCGTTTCGATGGCTGACTGGTTATTTGGATGGGTGGAGGTAGCTAACATTCGGTCTTTGAACTGTTCATTCCAACGGGTAGCAGAATCAATTTTGCAGAAAGGTTGTTTGGAATGAATCGCTTGTGCGCTTTGCAGCAGGTCAAATTGAGGTCCGTCGAATACCATATAGCTTTGTGACCACCTGGATCCGTCTAGTCCTCCGTAGGCGTGGGCCAGTTCTGGGGTGACGAATATGGCATGGTCTTTTTGTAAAATCTTGGATCTGCCTTCGCTATCTTTGTAGTACACCTCTCCTTCTAAAACTAAAACAAGCGCATACCTTCCCAAAATACGCATTTTTTTCTCTGGAATGTAGTTGTTTCCGCTTAGTTGACCGGCGAGCCAAAGAGTTCCTATGTTAGATTCTATAGGACTATTTAGCCAATCTTGCGTTGATCTTTGCATTTCGCTCATTATATACCAAAATATACAAATAAAATCCCATTTCAACCATTCATTCTTAGGAGCTATTAGAGTAAAGTAGTTCGTATCCTTTGCGTAACCAAGGTCTTGCCATGAAAGCACTTTCGTCACTTCCCCAACTTTATTCCTATGATCACCCTCTGAGTACCGACTCTGATAAAGTAGGGCAACTTAGCGATTCTTCCGATGCGGCCGAAGACTTCGATGAGCTTCGCAGGCGCGTATCAGAGGATGGCTATTTGTATATGAAGGGGTATCTTGACCGAGATCGGGTGCTCGCTGCCCGCGCTTCTATCGTTCAACGATTGGCTGATGCTGGAATGATTGCTGATGGAACCGATCCAATGGATGCCATATGCGATCCTGAATCTGGCTACGGTTTTACTCCAGAAATAGTGGATAACAATAAAGAGGTGAAGGAGCTCTTGTATGCCGGGCAGCTGACTGACTTTTATCTTCAACTCTTCGCCGAAGACATCCGTCACTATGACTTTACCTGGATGCGCGCTATTGGTCCAGGCAAGGGCACGAATCCTCATTGTGATCTACCATACATGGGAAGAGGGACTCACCAGCATATGACTTGTTGGATGCCTTATGGAGATATTTCCTATCGGTTAGGTGGACTCATGATTTTGGAGGGCTCGCACAAGCGGATGGATTTATTGAAAAACTACGTCTATCGCGATGTAGATACCTATTGTGAAAACATTCCTGGCCACCGTGAAAAGGCCGAAGATGGCAAATGGAGTTTTACAGGAACGCTTTCACATAATCCACCCGTGTTAAGAAATAAATTCGGGGGCCGTTGGCTGACTACTGAATTTGAAGCGGGTGACTTTTTAACCTTTGGAATGTTTGTGGTTCACGCATCGCTCGACAATCGTTCGGAGAATCGATTACGCATCTCAAGCGACAGTCGTTATCAGCGTGCCAGTGAGTCGATTGATGATCGTTGGATTGGGGCGAACCCATCTGGCCATTCCAAAGCTGGTAAACGCGGTCGAATCTGTTAAGTAATTTTTATTCCAAAGCTGTATGGAAGCATCAACTACATCTGAAGGAAAACACAATCCTGGGAATCGACGCCTGGCCGCCGTTCAAGAAATGGCTGCCTTCCAGCGCATCCTCTTTGAGGTGGAGCGCGAATTTATACGCACCGCCACCACGCTCATTTATCGAGTAGGTGATATCGAATTGAAATACCTGCTTTGCCAGCACGTCTGGGAGTCGGCTGGTCATGGTCGCTTTCTCCGTGAACGTGGAAGGGAAATGAGCGGCTTTGGAAAAGGCGATGCAGTTCGTGACTCATTTAGAGGTATTTTTGAAGAAGCCACCCTGGCCGAAGACCCGTTGGATTCTTTGTCTAGTTTTTATAGAGTTCTGAAACCTGCACTTCTTTCTGCCTACCGACAATACCTTGAATTGACACACCACTTGGCCGACTGGCCATCCAGGCGCTTGGTTGAGGAATTTATTATGGATGAAGAGCGCCATGCCTCTGAGATGGAAGCCTACCTTGAAGATCGGGAGGTCCGTTCACTGGAAGTGCGAATCGAAACTGCTCTCGCTGCATTGGGAGGCTGGTTGGGCAAGGACAAAATAGCTGTATTGCCCGACGGATTTGAGTGGAATTACCATACTGAGACATTTCAGCATCCCACGATCTGTAACCGTGGAGACTTTCCTATCTGCTCCAGTGTGTTTAGTCATGACCCGGATGAGACACCTATCGTCAGGCAGTGGTTGGAAGATCCCGAGACCGACGCACGGGTGATTCGCTTAATGGTCTATGTGTGGCTCATGATGGAGCTCGATGCGGTAGATTACTTGGCGACTGTGTTTTATGATACGCCTAATGCACCGTTTGATCTTCACTTCGATCTGGCGAGGCATCTGTGGGATGAATCTCGTCATAGTGCGTTTGGGTTCCGTCAGCTACCGAAGCTGGGAGTGGACCTGAGTACCCTGGAGCATTCTTTGGACCTCTATAACATTCTCGTGCAAATGACTCCGCCGGAGCGTTATGCGATGATGACGATGGAGTTCGAGGCTGGTAGCTTCCCGATTAAAGCCTTGGTTATGGATCGAGTTCGTGAGCTGAACGACTTCGAGGCCGACACCTTGCTGGCATTTGATCGCAACGATGAGCAAAATCATGTGCGCTATGGTCACCAATGGCTACCGGAAATTATGAAGCTCTTTGGTGAAGAACGACCGGTGGAAGATTTTGTGGAGGCTACTAAAAAGCGGTTTGAAGAGCTTGCTGAAGAATTTGGGGGTCGAGTTCCGCATAGTCTGCCGGCGGATACTCGATTAACTGGAAAAAAGATTTTAGAAATTGCCGGGGTGGTATAGTGTGTTGTGTTATAAATTCCTTATATAAATGCGAGAGCGCCGAATGGTTTTTTGCAAGGCTGCTACGCACACTAGGGGTTGTTAGCCCATGTGGTCGTAGTGAACGCCGCAAACAGCCATTTGCCGTTTCGCCCACAGGGCCGTGCTCTTTTTGCGCTTACCAGCGTTGGGCCGTGTCGTTAGGGTTTAGTAACCCAATCGACACAACCCGCCTTGGGGAAGCGCAAAAATTGATAAGGCATTTATGTAAGTTATTTCAACAAACCACACTTTGTAATTGATTCTGAATACACGATGAACCGACCCTCTGGCCTCTATAGTGATTTACGTCCGGTAGAAATTGAAGCGATCCTGAAAGCGGCACCGATTGCCTATGTGCCTTGGGGCGCTCTTGAGTGGCATAGTCATCATGCGCCCATTGGATTGGATTCGGTGAAAGCGAAAGGTATTTGTAAGGCAATCGCGCAAGAGACGGGTGGGGTGGTGTTGCCTGCTATTCCCATGGGAGTAAATACGATCAAGCCGTTTAAGGGCTTTCCTCACTCTATCGATATTTCGGCCGA
This genomic stretch from Opitutia bacterium ISCC 52 harbors:
- a CDS encoding TonB-dependent receptor plug domain-containing protein; translation: MNKRYYKSLWLLSAALIPFGGLNAQEQEEEVYDLSPFTVDETGDIGYSATSTLAGTRLNTNLRDIGASISIVNEEFLEDTASDNMMDVLLFTPNTEVSGPNGNFSGYQSTAGSLIPEGETDRPRGGNTRIRGLAAADLTRDYFITDVAFDTYNTDRIAVQRGANSALFGIGSPGGIVNNTTVRANLFGNSGRVRFRTDQNGSFRSSFRYNHVLIEDKLSIMVAGLVADNRYRQEEAFGEDERIYASLLWDISDNLRFHMSYETGDKHSANPDYTPPNDGITPWIEMGKPISMGGAQGSDLWRGKGYFVEGVLNNRWLDLAAPGTSSGFVSYFNTTDREPFFGGNTFVRRNRGAPGGDVTGEMMLFQPRVRENSIRRWGYHPNGAQAAPGTSGFFAGGFVGSQILDRSIFDYQNHLYTGGAHSQNSDWDLFNASLEGTWWDNKVGFEVATFKQDWFSKSSNPLQGLSQRTIYIDPNMYLIGTTNGEADGPPIPNPNFGTPVIGGWWQGNNLAADRDSTRATAFVDLHAEDFFEDGLLTRILGSLKITGLYQERKVEDLQSYGRYKIDPAAVVSNLEGDTAISWASIRTGSIYSLPHNSSIDYLGATSINDLKGANIGAVPFGQARDRPFQNVPWHSWSESANGFVNFNATTFNLDDNNNFPASFYAGKGLEKLDSRVIVAQEHFWDNSVVVMGAWRSDRLRSTSISAPGGTGITREGDDTNDPTFLAGPQSADLTEDANQDSASWSATWHITDMFEDLLGDGNELSVYMSESDNFQPRGGRVDVLNGSVDDIVGSTEEKGIILSARDGMFVARLNWFETGILNNSFDKGGVSANEGILLNLARQLDNPDNIAQGFGISDAQAVLPPQGVIDLNEFVPDWANAEATSNRNSGDTGTQDFTAEGNELEIAYNPNENWTMVLNVGKQETVLSNIYPVLRNYVEDFVVPNWVNSSFAQNYFIDDDSTETLAERAQNSIVNPVAEAVTQEGIPSIEQRKYRASFNTSYRFGRDNDMIPGFLGEFTVGGGYRWQDRAGVSFGVSQNSFGNYALDPSRPFYAPRMDFVDMFFRSEYQLSDKYDLTIQLNIKDLFGNDDLVPIYVNPDSTKLYRFLPGRLVSLTGTLEF
- a CDS encoding VCBS repeat-containing protein, yielding MIIGAASSATTRAIAVGDVNVDGLPDLYLGNWYECYFTGYEAFSNDLLLQFKNEDGSAFARWPMPLENHTTSFKDDLGGRPTYGVALPRLDYGIPHLLELNYGRRWNRLYQLKEREPLRQLSGTESSTEPVLREQRAIAQDISSSLHGRNIAPEVHLDGDKIRHGLYPKWPRFNSDGTKRLHRQNEPPFRSNGNTFDTAIGDIDNDGDFDLFLTTIIHAWAGDSSDRSRFLVNQLSETGRVDFTSPESLKIDRIPALPKEGETLEDIHKTYNQGDIYSELADLNHDGRLDLILCSSDYPDPPPNAERLRIYYQQSDGHFKDVSHELGLDHVGAGMPSLGDIDDDGDLDLLEGQSFNRLTTDQRRKASISSGTLTATSSDEEKPKPSARLFLNEATQGRASIILHLIGDPEKGVCREAYGTIVHIVADLDGDPSTPPTRQIRQALGPYGHSGKQQMIPVHAALGQADQADLIKIHWPNGDSLSLQDLPAGRHSIIQTNP
- a CDS encoding VCBS repeat-containing protein; translated protein: MYLRALLVTSSLVFSCALVAQDLGYWSDITNKAGLESYSTSRVKLNDLNGDHWPDVVLLPETNHRESPVVYMHTGASEGGSQPYLTKKTNTGLPALSRADVLVFADLNNDGISDAIIGRYLDI
- a CDS encoding sugar phosphate isomerase/epimerase, whose protein sequence is MELAILSDEISLDLEEAFRIGTDLGFRKYEIRCMDDYEHRVPNFNPRRYEQILQLVEAGTIEVTAVTPGTFKIDLSDTDALRKEMDEVLPKACEMAKEMKSPTLITFGFMREADVNSEAIVSALKEAGHIAGEYNLKLAVENEPGSYCDTGENTAAIVKAIDQDHVGINWDPANAVVCGEAGFPIGYDAVLPYLQNVHIKDAIPIPPDKWENRLIGDGGVNWLGQLKHLFKDRPVEHLTLETHVFPLIESTKEDLRRLKLLFEHAQKLANDSD